A single region of the Nitrosomonas sp. Is79A3 genome encodes:
- the mreC gene encoding rod shape-determining protein MreC, translating into METAPQFFRHGPGPFARLFVFALLSCLLIIGDTRFKYFPQLRQAIGVVIFPLQKIAYIPANIYDQVEEFIASFNLLEENIKLRQLYLENREQLLKLASLEAENIHLRNLLGAVQQIETKTRTKTVLAEILYTPRDPFNHKITLNKGSQHHIQLGQAVIDDKGIVGQITQLYPWSSEVTLLTDRDHSVPVQVVRNSLRSVVSGTGKNNQLELRYLSVNTDIQQGDQLVTSGIGGVYPPGIPVATVLRIERDPTGDFAQIISTPVAGVDRNRQVLILSLIQPESHDALEMPKIESGKK; encoded by the coding sequence ATGGAAACAGCTCCTCAGTTTTTCAGACATGGCCCAGGTCCGTTTGCACGGCTGTTTGTTTTCGCTTTGTTATCCTGTTTACTCATTATTGGGGATACGCGTTTCAAATATTTTCCGCAATTGCGCCAGGCTATTGGTGTGGTTATTTTTCCATTGCAGAAGATTGCCTATATCCCAGCCAATATTTATGATCAAGTAGAGGAATTTATTGCCAGTTTCAACTTACTGGAAGAAAACATAAAACTGAGGCAGCTCTATCTCGAGAACCGGGAACAATTACTAAAATTAGCTTCACTGGAAGCTGAGAATATTCATTTACGCAATTTGCTCGGAGCGGTGCAGCAAATTGAAACCAAAACCAGAACTAAGACAGTTCTGGCCGAAATTTTATATACCCCGCGCGATCCGTTTAATCATAAAATTACCTTGAATAAAGGCAGTCAACATCATATTCAACTCGGCCAAGCTGTCATTGATGATAAAGGCATCGTTGGACAAATCACACAGTTATATCCTTGGTCATCCGAAGTGACACTGCTTACCGACAGGGATCACTCCGTTCCCGTGCAAGTCGTCCGTAACAGTTTACGCTCTGTCGTTTCAGGTACCGGTAAAAATAACCAATTGGAATTGCGTTATCTATCGGTAAATACTGATATTCAGCAAGGCGATCAGTTGGTCACTTCTGGAATCGGCGGGGTCTATCCGCCCGGTATTCCTGTTGCGACAGTATTGCGAATTGAACGAGACCCTACGGGTGATTTTGCCCAGATTATCAGTACACCGGTTGCCGGCGTGGACCGGAACCGGCAAGTTTTAATCCTGTCCCTGATACAGCCGGAATCCCATGATGCTTTAGAGATGCCTAAAATTGAATCCGGAAAGAAATAA